Below is a window of Verrucomicrobiota bacterium DNA.
TCCAAGGTCCAGCCTGTGGGCAGAATGCTCGCATACCAATCACTGGAGAAAGAGATGAGAATCACCGCGAGGTGAGGCAGAAGGGCGAGAAAGGTAATCCCAAGGAAGAAGGCAAAGCAGAAAAGCTGGCCGAGTTTGCCAGGACGCTTGGTCACCGATGCGTGGCCCGCCTTCGCCATCATCGAAAAGGTGTTTCTGCCAAAGAGAATCTTACCCACCAGGTAAAAGACAACCGACGCCGTCAGCATCACCGCAACTAAAGCATAAGGAAAAGGATTCGTCCCGATCTCCTTCACTCCATTGAAGATCTGAACAGGAGTGACGCGATTGAAATCAAAGATCAGCGGAACCCCCAGCTCGGTGAAGGCCCAGATGAAGACAATCGTGCTTCCGGCGAACACCCCCGGCCTCATCAAGGGCAGAGTCACCGTAAAGAAACGTTTCCATCCGCGGCAGCCCAAGTTCTCTGCCGCCTCCTCCATCGCAGGATCAATATTCGCGAGGGATGCAACCGCATTCAGATAAAGAATCGGATACAGACTCAGACCATTCAACACGATCACCCCCCAGAACCTGCTATTCCCGAGCCAATCAATGGCGTCTCCGGGATCGATGAGTCCGAGGTGGACGAGTCCAGTATTCAGCAGCCCGTATTGACCCAGAATCTGACGCACTCCAATCGCCCCAACGAAAGGAGGCAGCATGATAGGGAGCAAAATAAGGGCGGAGAAGACCTTTTTCCCGAAAAACTCGAAACGATCGGAAATAAAAGCCAACGGCAAAGCGATCAGGAGAGCGAGAATCGTGGAAAAGAGTCCCATTCCGAAGGCATTTACCAATCCCTCCATATAGAGGTCGTTACGAAAGACTTCGACCACGTAGGCAATCGTCCACTCGCCATCGACCCCGACAAAACCACCCTCTAAAACCTGCCAGATCGGCCAAAGGAAAAAACAGGCAAAGAAGAAGCCGGTAACCCCCAGAATCGTGTAACTAAAACCGCGACTCACACTTTCTCGATAGTCGAGGACGATTCAGATGCGAGGCGAAAAGTAGACGAGGGCAAAGATTTCAAGGAAATCCAGTTCCACGGAGGAAAATCGTCCTCCATGTCCGAATCCCTTACCCGCCAAACAATTCCTGTGCCCGTTTGGCGACTTCCTCATCGGAAATCACTTCAATCACCTGAACAAAGCACCAACGATAGCCAAAAGGATCCAAAACGATCGCAGTTCGTGCACCGTAGAATTGGTCCTCGGGCGCACTGAGCGAGGTCGCTCCCGCAGCAATCGCCCGCTCGTAGTCCTCATCACAATTCCCGCTCTCTACACTGAAAAGGCAACTCGCCATGGCTCCTTCCGGCATAGCATACGCCTTAAAATCATCGTCTTCATCGGAGATGTAGATCTTGGTGCCCTTGATCGCCATTTCCGCATGGGCGATTCCGCCGTCGGGACTTGGTAAACGGTAGAGCTCAACCGCCTCAAAGCCTTTCGCGTAAAAATCCAACGCCTCATTAGAGTCTTTCGTTGTGAGCGAGATAGTAACTGAGGGGACGGTGACGGAAACGTTTTCTGACATAACGGTTGAGCTTCTACGACACCGCGATTCAAAAGGGGAGCATATTCGGCGACCGCCTCCTCCGGGCAAGCTTCGGCGGGCCATGGATGTCGCCGCTCCGCTCAAGATGCCGTCCGCTTCTCGGCCTTGCGCCGCTCGTTCGCATCGAGAAGGCGCTTTCTCATGCGTAGAGAGGTCGGGGTCACTTCGACGAGTTCGTCGGGAGCGATGTATTCAAGAGCCCGCTCGAGGCTAAAGCGCACCGGAGGCGAGAGCATGATCCCTTTGCCCTCCCCGCTACTCCGCATGTTATCGAGCTGCTTCGCCTTGGTCGGATTGACCGGAAGATCGTGCTTTCGGGGATTCTCACCAACGACCTGCCCCGGATAGACATCCTCACCGGGTGCCACAAAAAGTCGCCCCCGCTGCTGAAGCGTATCCAACGCATACGCCATGACCGACCCTTGGTCCATCGAGACCAAGGTGCCCGTGGTCCGCAGATCAATGGGGCCTACGGTAGGGCGATACTCGAGGAAGAGATGGCTCATCACACCGTTACCACTGGTCAAATTGACGAGGTCGGTCTCTAACCCGATCAGACCCCGAGTCGGAATCTCGGCTTCTACGGTCACTCCAGATGCGTGATGATCGAGGTTTGTGACCTGGCCCTTTCGCCGGTTGATCGCCTCTATAATTCCGCCGAGGTCCGACTCTGGAAGCTCCACCCACAGAGTTTCAAAGGGCTCAAAGACCTTCCCATCCCGTTCTTCATAAACCACCGTTGGACGGGAAACCAACACTTCGAAACCCTCCCGCCTCATCGTTTCGAGTAAAACGGAAATCTGCATCGCCCCACGCGCCGTGACCAGAAAGGATCCTCCATCGGCTCCGTCTTCGATTCGGATCGAAATGTTCGACTGAGTCTCCCGGACCAAACGTTCTCGAATCTGGCGTGAGGTCACTTTCTTCCCCTCCCGTCCCGCGAAAGGTCCATCATTCACGGAAAACTCCATCTGGATTGTTGGCGGATCGATTGCCACAAACGGCAAAGGCTCTGCATCCGGGTCGGCCGCAAGCGTATCTCCGATCCCGATATTCTCAAAACCTGCCAAGCCAACGACATCTCCCGCCACTCCTTCTGGTGCATCTTCGGTAGTAATACCGGTGTAAGTAAAAAGCTTCGTTATCTTTCCCTTTTTCGGCTGACCGGAAGCGTTGATTTCATAGATCGATTCACCCTGCAGGATCTTTCCGCTCAAAATGCGGCCAACCGCGATACGGCCGACAAAGTCGTTCCAATCGATATTACTCACCAACATGCGAAACTCACCCGACTCTACCTCGGGAGGGGGAATCTGTTCACGGATGATCGAGAAAAGCGGGTCCATTGACTCCCTTGGGCCGTCAATCTTTTCACTCGCCCAGCCATCGCGGGCACTCGCGTAGAGGAACGGACAGTTGAACTGCTCCTCTGTCGCATCGAGTTCCAGGAATAGCTCCAGCACCTTATCGTGCACGTATTCCGGCCGAGCATTTTCGCGGTCCACTTTGTTGATGACCACCACCGGAGCGAGCCCGGCCGCAAGCGCCTTCTTGAGCACGAAACGAGTCTGCGCCTGCGGACCCTCGTAGGCATCCACCAAAAGAATCACTCCGTCGACCATCTTCATGACCCGCTCAACTTCCGCCCCGAAATCTGCATGTCCTGGAGTGTCGACGATGTTGACAAGGCAATCCTGGTGCAGAATCGCCGTGTTCTTCGCCTTGATCGTGATTCCCTTCTCCTTCTCAAGATCCATCGAATCCATGACCCGTTCGGAAACTACCTGATTCTCCCGAAACGCACCGCCCTGTCGCAACAGTTGGTCGACCAAGGTCGTTTTCCCATGATCGACATGGGCAATTATAGCTACGTTACGGATATCATTCGCGTTCATACTAGCGGTCGGTGATTAGGCAAAGCGGAGGAGGATCGCAGGACGACCATTCAAAGCAACCCAAATTCTATGATTGACGTTTTTCCGCCGTCAAAAATCCTCCGAAGCACTTTTTGAAACCAATCACCGCTATGAATCATCTCTTCTCATTCGCCTACGTTTCTGTGGATAATCTCGACAATCTCCTTGCAGATTGGCTCATCAAGCTAGCTCTCGCTGTAGCGATTTTCTTCATCGGGAAGTGGATCGCCAAGATCGTCAAAGGACTGTTCCTTAAAGTCTGCGAGAAACGAGAAATTGATGCCTCCCTTTCCCGCTTCGTCGCGAGCATCATTTATTATCTTATCCTGACCTTTGTTGTCGTTGCCGCGCTAAGCAAACTAGGCATTCCCACCACTTCTATGGTGGCGATCGTCGGTGCTGCCGGTCTAGCCGTTGGCCTGGCACTTCAAGGTTGCCTTTCCAACTTTGCGGCTGGGGTCATGATTCTTCTGTTCCGCCCCTTCAAGACCGGCGATGTGATCGACGGTGGTGGAGTTCTTGGAATCGTTCAGGGAGTCGACATGCTCACGACTGAGGTAAAGAGCTTCGACGGCAAGATGATGATCGTACCGAACGGCAAATTTCTCGATAGCGTAATCACCAACATCAACGCCTACGGTATGCGGCGAGTCGACATAGACTTCTCTATCAGTTATGACGATGACGTTGACGAAGCTCGTAAGCTAGTGCTCGACATTCTTCAATCCGACGAGCGCGTAAAGGACGACCCAGCGGTGATGATTGCCCTTTTGAATTACGGCGACAGCTCCATCGATATGGTCGCTCGGGCCTGGGTAGACTGCGCAGACTTTGGCGGAGTCCTTTTCGAGAACCGCGAGAAGGTGAAGAAGGTATTCGACGCCAACGGAATTACGATCCCCTTCCCACAGCGCGAGATTCGGATTCTCAAGGAAGACGAGGAAGCGGCTTCCTGAACGGAGTGGCTGCTTTGTCATTTCCTCGCCTTTTCCAAGCATTCTCCGGCGACTGAAGTCGCCGCTCCTCTAGGAAGTCGACCTCAGGAGCGGCTGCTCTTGACCGTCTAAGCCTTGATCTAGTCAGCTTAGCTGCCGTTCAGCGTGCTCTCGCCTCTACTCCGTTTCCCTCGCACCCTTCCCGCTCGTTGTGCAAGAAGAACCAACATTCTTCCACCCTAGTTCCGAGATCGATTTCAGCAAGAATCGATTGCCGCATTGGGAACAGGTAGGTGCTACATACTTCGTTACCTTTAGACTTTTCGATTCTTTACCCCAAAGCGTTCTCAAAGAAGCTATTCAAAGGGAATTGAAATCGGAATCAGATGATCTCCTCGAAGCCCAGAAGGATCGTCTTAAAATCCGTGAAAATCTCTTAGACAATGGAATCGGGGAATGCCAACTGCGTGATCCCATCGTCCGTCAAGAGGTTCTCAAAGTCGTCCAAACGATGCCTACAAAAGTCTGGACTCTCGTAATCATGCCGAATCACTTGCACTGTCTAATATCCCTGAATGAAAGCCGGACTCTTTCTTCTACTCTCCAAACGCTAAAAGGGATATCCGCACGAAGGGTGAACCAGAAGCTCAAACGCTCAGGCTCCTTTTGGGCGAAGGACTATTTTGATCGAATCGTCAGAGATAGATCCCACTTTTTCCGCTGTGCACGCTACATACGGAGGAACCCTCAAAAGGCAGCTTTAGGAACAACCGAGTTCACGCTGTGGGAAAGTGGGTATGTCTCAAAACTCCTAACCGGAGCTCGCTAATCGGTGACTCTCATGCGGAGGGGCTGCTTCAGCTGCCCACTCCGGCGACTGAAGTCGCCGCTCCTTTTGAAAGGCACACGCAAGTGAAAGGAACGGTTGCCGACCCGCTCCACTCAACAGCTTGTCCCCAAAACAACTCCTCATATCCGGTTTGCCTTTTCGAGCTGCCGTCGTCCCGATGGTAGCTCGTGAAACCGGTCGAATTCCTTGGAGCGATTACCCGCCACTCTGGCGTGGTAGACTCCGCCCGTGCCTGGGTGGGGCTTGAATGGATCAAGAACCAGCCTGCGAAACCTACGTTCTACGTATGTTCTTCGATGAAGGATGCGCTCGAGCGTTCTGCGGAGATCCGGTTCTTCGAGGAGCAGCTCTCCTGCACGGTCAGCCACCAGTCATTGCCGTCCTTGGTCTCTGGGTCGGAGGATCAGAAATCAGTCGAAGCTGAGTGGGACCGTGCAACCGCCATCACTTCGTTAGTCGATTCTCCCAAAGGCAATCCCCTTGTCTTATTCACTACTCCGGAGGCTCTTGCAGACCCTGTCATTGCAAAACGTGTCCTTCTATCCCTTCGGCTTTCCTTGTCCGTCGGAGACGAAATCTCGCCTCAAAAGTTAGCCGGAAAGCTAGCAGGCGATCTTGGCTACGCTAACGAACCCGTCTGTGAGCAGCCGGGTGAGTTTGCGGTGCGCGGCAATCTTCTAGATGTTTACCCGGTCAGCCTGCCGCATCCGGTCCGGATCGACTTCTTTGGGGATGAGATCGAGAGCATTCGGCCCTTCAATCCCACCAATCAACTTTCTCACGGCTTGCTAGAAGAAATCTCGATCAGTCCAACCGAAGTTCGGGAAGGCGGTACAGAGATGGAGGGTACAAGGAGTGACGGCACACTGGCAGAATACCTCGACGGGCCGGTTAACTGGATCTTCGAAGAACCCGACCGATTGCGCCGCGAACATCCGATCCTCTTTGAAAAACCTGAAGGTTGGAATCCTGACCAGCAGGTAGGAGCACCCACCCTTTCCCGATTTCTCGAACGCCCTGATGCGAATAACGATCAGCTATTCCTCCTTTCGGAAATGGAGTGTGTTCTGCCACTCGCCGAGAAAGTCGTGGATGTTCCTCTGATTACGAAGGATCCGGAGGTTCTACGCCCCGGCTTGATCCGCGGACTCGTCGGCGCTGATCGATCCGCACATGAGGAGTCCACACGGCTCGAGTTTCTTCGCAAACTGCACGACCTGGACCAATCGGGAGCGTCCGTTCATCTGGTTCTTCCCGGCAAGAACGAGACCGACCGTTTCCGCGAATGGCTTGCTCAGGATGAACTCCTCAAAGATTTTTCACCCCCAATTTCAACTGGCACTCTCCGTCGAGGAGCGTGGCGTCAAATCAACGGGGTCGACAGTCTATACGTTACGGATCGCGAGATTTTTGGCCGTGACCGGACTCGCCTCGAGAGAATTTCGTCGCGCGCCTTACCCAACCGAACAGGCGTGGACAGTCTCCTCGATTTCTCAGAGATGGTTGAGGGGGATTACCTGGTGCATCTCACCCACGGTATTTGCATCTTTCGCGGCATTTCAGTCTTTGAGATCAACGGCGAGCCAAGGGAGGTCATCTCCCTCGAATTCGCCGAAGAGATTCGCATCTCCCTCCCTTTGACGGAAGCCCACCTCCTTTCCCGCTACGTCGGTCTGCGCAAGAGCCTTCCCAAACTTGGGAAACCTGGATCAGGTATTTGGGAAAAGGCACGCCGATCGGCTGAGAGTTCGACCCTCGATCTCGCCGCTCAGCTCCTCGAAATCCAAGCGAAGCGTACGACCAGTCCCGGACATGCTTTCAGTCCGGATACTCCCTGGCAGGCCGACTTTGAATCCTCCTTTCCCTACCAGGAAACTCCGGATCAACTCACCGCCATACAAGCGGCAAAAGACGATATGGAGCTACCCCGCCCCATGGACCGACTGGTTTGCGGGGATGTTGGCTTTGGCAAAACAGAAGTGGCGATCCGCAGTGCTTTCAAAGCAGTTATGGACGGTAAGCAAGCCGCCCTCATGGTTCCGACTACAGTACTCTGTCAACAACACTTCCAGACCTTCCGAGACCGCTTTGCTGATTTTCCCGTAAGCGTGGAAATGCTCAGCCGGTTTCGTTCGCAGGCAGAGCAAAAGTCAATCCGCGGGCAACTCAAGGAGGGCCGCATTGATATCATCGTGGGCACTCACAGTCTGCTGGGTCGGAATATTCGATTCAAAGACCTTGGGCTTCTGATCATCGATGAGGAACACCGTTTTGGAGTTCGCCAGAAAGAGGAGCTCAAACGCATGCGAACCCACGTGGACGTTCTCAGCATGAGTGCAACCCCCATTCCCCGAACCCTCTACCTCGCCCTGGCCGGTGCACGGGATCTAAGCGTGATCGAAACCGCTCCCAGAGATCGACTCCCGGTAGAAACTCACGTTCGCCCCTATTCGGAGGAGATCATCCAATCCGCCATCGACAAAGAGATCGCTCGGGGCGGGCAAGTCTTCTACTTACACAACCGCGTTCAGACCATCCGGGCCGTTGAAAAAAGGCTGAAGATTCAGTTTCCCCGTCTGCGTATCGCCGTTGGTCATGGTCAGATGGATGAAGGAGAACTGGAGCAGGTAATGACCGATTTTGTCGCCGGGCAGTATGACCTCTTACTCTGCACCACAATTATTGAATCAGGACTCGATATCCCGAATTGTAACACTCTGATTATTGAAGGTGCAGATCGTTTCGGCCTGTCCCAGCTCTATCAACTCAGGGGCAGAGTAGGCCGGTTCAATCGTCAGGCACATGCCTACCTTCTCCTTCATCGCCACACGGGGATCCTCGAATCGGCTCGCAAGCGGCTTTCGGCGATCCGCCAATACAACCAGCTGGGTGCCGGCTATCGGATCGCCATGAAAGACCTCGAATTGCGCGGAGCAGGTAACTTAATCGGCTCCGAGCAAAGTGGCGAAATTGCTGGAGTCGGTTTTGACCTCTACTGCCAACTCCTGCGCCAGAGCATAGCCCGTCTTAAGGGGGAAGCCACTGCCACTCATGTGAGGGCTGAAGTAAAAATCGATTTCATTGACCGCGGAATGGGTGGTGGACGAACACGCCCTGAGGGCGAGGCTCGATTCGAAGTCTTCCGCAGAGCCGCCGTGGAGGAAGGCCGTATCGAATCCGTCACCGCTGAGATCCCCGCACTCTACATTCCAGAGTCCCGTATCCGAGTCGATCTCTACAGGCGACTCGGCCTCGTTTCTACGAGAGAAGAAATGGAGGCTTTGGAAAACGAGATCCGTGATCGATTCGGTCCTGAACCGAAGTCAGTTGAAATCCTTCTCGCTGTCACGCGGATCCGAGTGGAAGCGGAATATCATCAAATCCAAAGTGTCACGACCGAAGGTCCACTTCTGCGCCTAAAAAGGGCCGACTCTGAGGGTTCCTTCGTCAAAATCGGCTCGCGCTTTCCCCGCCTGACGACCAAAAAGCCGCTTTCCAGATTGTCTGAAATCCGTAAGATACTCTCACGTCTATGAACGCGTTCGCTGCAACTTTCCGACTCACTCCACTTCTGTGGACACTTTTAGCACTGCCTCTAGCGGCACAAAATCAGGTAGCCGAACTCTGGGCCGAAGACCGCCCCAATGGTATCGCGGCTAAAGTAGAGGGTGAGATCATTACCTTTGAGGAAATTCGTCAGGAAATGGCGCCACTGATGCAGCAGGTCTATCGCGGTTCCGCCAACGAAGAAGATCTAAGACGGAACATGAAGAAACTCGAACGGGACGTTCTTCAAAACCTCATCGACCAGATCCTCATCGTGAAGGAATTTCAGGCCAAGGAAATGACGATCCCGAAATCCTATCTGGAAGGCGAATTCAACGATGTCATCCAGGAGGACTTCAACGGTGAACGGGATCGGTTTTTGACCTACCTTCGTAGCCGCGACAAAACCGTCCGCGATTTCCGAACCGAACTGGAGGACAAGATTATTGTTCAGGTCATGAAGCAACAGATGCGGAGGAATCAAGCAGAGATCAGCCCGGAGATGATTAAGACTTTCTACGACGAGAACGAAAACCAATTCCAGCGGGAGACCGAAATTGCCCTTTTCCAAATTACCCTCAATCCGGAACCGGGCGGTCCTGAAGTAGAGGAAAAGGTGGAGACGGTAGTGACCCTGCTTGGCGACGGAACCTCTTTTCAAGAAATCGCGAAACAGTGGAGTGACGACGGGCTAGCCCGCCGGGGAGGCAGCCTCGGCTGGGTGGAACGAAGCGACCTGCGGGAAGAATTATCTGACGTTGCCTTCGCGCTCGAGGTCGGTGAAGTCAGCGAACCCGTGCCTTTCCAGCAAAGCACCCTTTTCTTTTTCGTCGAAGAAGTCCGTGACGAAGGGACCATCCCTCTTCCGGAAGTGCGAGACGTGATCGAGGAAATTCTCTCTGACAAAATCGCTCGTGAGGCTCAGGAAAGTTGGCTCCAGCGTCTCAGGGAAAAAGCCTACGTCGAATATTTTATTTAGTTCAGAAGACTGAGCGTAGCGCGGTGGGGATAAACATAGGGCACTTCGATTAACCTACTTTGGACGTGACGAGAGCACTTTTGGTTTTGAGCAAGGCGACGGCTCTGCTTGGCGGGCTAGAAGCCCGTCTGCGAAGCCGCAACGCAGCTCAAAACCAAAAGTGCCTCGCCCCTAAGGGGTTGGGGCAGCACCGGTTCCGTGCAGCGTTGGAGGAGAGGTCCGAGGGCCTCTGGCCCGCAAACCTCTCCGCAGCCTCGCCCGGATTCCGGCGGTGCCGCAATCACGAGCCAAATGAGGTTAATGGAAGTGCCCCATAGTGAAACACATCCGAGGCAAAATTGGTGCGACGCTATTTCCTGGAAAACACTACCTCTCATCGCCTGCTCGCGGGAGGGACGGGCTCTGACCCGTCCTTAGATAAGGTCTATGCGAATGCACTACACAACTTACGGACCACACAGAGGTGGTCCCTCCCAAAGACCTAACAATCAAGAATCCAAAGTAGACTGTAATCAACAAAGGGTTTCAGCAATTCTGAATGGATCTGAAGCTAGTTGTCACATGAAAGTCTCGATCGAGGGAGTTAGAGGCTCGGACCCGTCCGCAAGGTCGTAGCGACAACCACCGATGATGACCGAGTTCCTCTATCAGCTTCATTCCCTTCCTCCTGAAGCAATCTGGGTGTGCCTGCTCGTCGCGTCATTTGCGGCAATTCTTCTTTTGCACCGGTGGATGGGACCAGCGGGACTTTACGTTTACATGGTAGTCGCCATTATCGGTGGAAATCTTCACGTCCTCAAAATTACACAATTCTCCGTTTTTCCCGACCCGGTTGCCCTCGGCACCATTCTCTTTTCGACAACGTTTCTCTGCACTGACATCCTCACCGAGTATCATGGTCCATCAGTAGCCAGAAAAGGAGTCCTGCTCGGATTCTCAGGGCTCATACTCTTCAACTTATTTCTCTTTGCGGCCCTCGCTTTTCGTCCTCTTTCGGAAGGCGATGGTCCTTTGGGGGAACGCTCCGCTGCCATGCAAGGTCACCTAGAGGCGGTCTTCCTTGCCTCCCCTGGGATCCTCGTCGCCAGCTTGGCAGCCTACCTAGTCAGTCAGTTCAACGACATCTGGGTCTTCAGTCGCCTCCGCAAGGCAACCAACGGGCGATATCTTTGGCTGAGAAACAACCTATCGACGTGGATCTCCGCTCTCGTTGACAGCGCGGTTTTCAGCATCCTCGCCTTCGTTGTTTTTGCTGCCGAACCCGTCCCTTGGAAACCTCTCCTCTTTACATACATCCTCGGAACGTATGGACTTCGTGTGGTCGTTGCTGTGCTGGACAGCCCGATCGTCTACTGGGCCAAACCAAAAGAACACTAACCATGAAAAACAAACCCGACGCCGGGACTGCAACGGGTGAAGAGGATCTCAAGGACCTTCCGATTGAGGAAGTCCAAAACAAGTTGTCCTGCGGCACCGACGGTCTCACAGAGGAAGAGGCCAAAGCACGCCTCAACCAATATGGAGCCAATCGTCTCGAAGAGGGCCACACCAACCCTCTCCTAAAGTTCCTCGGTTACTTTTGGGGGCCAATCCCGTGGATGATCGAAATCGCAGTCATCCTTTCCGCAGTGGTGGGCCACTGGCCCGATTTCTTTATCATCCTTATTCTCCTTCTCGCAAACGGCTTGATCGCCTTCTGGGAGGAGCGGGAAGCAGGAAACGCAATCGCTGCCCTCAAAGCAAAACTAGCCGTCAAAGCACGTGCGAAGCGAAATGGAGAGTGGTCGTCTGTTGACGCAGATCAGCTGGTGCCGGGGGATCTGATTCGGCTCCGGCTGGGAGACATCGTTCCTGCTGATGCCCGTCTTTTGGAAGAGAACGATGTCGAAGCCGATCAATCGGCACTTACCGGTGAATCCCTACCTGCCAATCTCCGCTCGGGAGATCCGGTGTTCTCCGGTTCAATCATCCGCCAGGGTGAGACGACCGCGCTTGTCTACGCCACCGGCGCAAACACTTACTTCGGCAAAACCGCCAAACTAGTCGGCGAAGCCCACACCGTCAGCCACTTCCAAAAAGCTATTCTCAAGATCGGAAACTACCTGATCGTCCTCGCTGTCCTCCTTGTGGCCCTGATCATCGGAGTTGCCATCTTACGTGGTGACCCGATCCTGACCACACTTCAGTTCGCCCTCGTCTTAACCGTCGCCGCGATCCCCGTCGCCATGCCAACCGTTCTCTCTGTTACCATGGCCTCCGGGGCCCGCCAACTGGCCCGCAAAAAAGCCATTGTCAGCAAACTGGTTGCCGTCGAGGAGCTGGCTGGCGTCGACGTCCTGTGTTCCGATAAAACCGGCACCCTCACCCAAAACAAGCTGACACTCGGCGACCCCTTCAGTATCAATTCAGATGATGAAGACGCTCTGATCCTTGCGGCAGCTCTCGCCTCGCGATCGGAAAATAACGACACCATCGATCTGGCGGTCCTCGGCGCGGTGCCCGACCCCGAAAGGTTAAAGGCATTTCAAGTCACTGAATTCAAACCCTTTGACCCC
It encodes the following:
- a CDS encoding iron ABC transporter permease encodes the protein MSRGFSYTILGVTGFFFACFFLWPIWQVLEGGFVGVDGEWTIAYVVEVFRNDLYMEGLVNAFGMGLFSTILALLIALPLAFISDRFEFFGKKVFSALILLPIMLPPFVGAIGVRQILGQYGLLNTGLVHLGLIDPGDAIDWLGNSRFWGVIVLNGLSLYPILYLNAVASLANIDPAMEEAAENLGCRGWKRFFTVTLPLMRPGVFAGSTIVFIWAFTELGVPLIFDFNRVTPVQIFNGVKEIGTNPFPYALVAVMLTASVVFYLVGKILFGRNTFSMMAKAGHASVTKRPGKLGQLFCFAFFLGITFLALLPHLAVILISFSSDWYASILPTGWTLENYKLALGHPLTLSSIQNSLFYSSAATVLNVALGVAIAYVVVRSTIPGRSILDAMAMLPLAVPGIVIAFGYLAMSQSGKAFDFINPTVNPVPLLIIAYAIRKLPFVVRSAVAGLEQTSVTYEEAAQNLGCPPVKSALRITMPLIVANLLAGAILAFSQAMLEVSDSLILAQKQEYYPITKAIYELLNLLGDGPYIASALGVWAMAFLAVTIIGASVLLGKKLGAIFRV
- a CDS encoding VOC family protein gives rise to the protein MSENVSVTVPSVTISLTTKDSNEALDFYAKGFEAVELYRLPSPDGGIAHAEMAIKGTKIYISDEDDDFKAYAMPEGAMASCLFSVESGNCDEDYERAIAAGATSLSAPEDQFYGARTAIVLDPFGYRWCFVQVIEVISDEEVAKRAQELFGG
- the typA gene encoding translational GTPase TypA — translated: MNANDIRNVAIIAHVDHGKTTLVDQLLRQGGAFRENQVVSERVMDSMDLEKEKGITIKAKNTAILHQDCLVNIVDTPGHADFGAEVERVMKMVDGVILLVDAYEGPQAQTRFVLKKALAAGLAPVVVINKVDRENARPEYVHDKVLELFLELDATEEQFNCPFLYASARDGWASEKIDGPRESMDPLFSIIREQIPPPEVESGEFRMLVSNIDWNDFVGRIAVGRILSGKILQGESIYEINASGQPKKGKITKLFTYTGITTEDAPEGVAGDVVGLAGFENIGIGDTLAADPDAEPLPFVAIDPPTIQMEFSVNDGPFAGREGKKVTSRQIRERLVRETQSNISIRIEDGADGGSFLVTARGAMQISVLLETMRREGFEVLVSRPTVVYEERDGKVFEPFETLWVELPESDLGGIIEAINRRKGQVTNLDHHASGVTVEAEIPTRGLIGLETDLVNLTSGNGVMSHLFLEYRPTVGPIDLRTTGTLVSMDQGSVMAYALDTLQQRGRLFVAPGEDVYPGQVVGENPRKHDLPVNPTKAKQLDNMRSSGEGKGIMLSPPVRFSLERALEYIAPDELVEVTPTSLRMRKRLLDANERRKAEKRTAS
- a CDS encoding mechanosensitive ion channel domain-containing protein, translating into MNHLFSFAYVSVDNLDNLLADWLIKLALAVAIFFIGKWIAKIVKGLFLKVCEKREIDASLSRFVASIIYYLILTFVVVAALSKLGIPTTSMVAIVGAAGLAVGLALQGCLSNFAAGVMILLFRPFKTGDVIDGGGVLGIVQGVDMLTTEVKSFDGKMMIVPNGKFLDSVITNINAYGMRRVDIDFSISYDDDVDEARKLVLDILQSDERVKDDPAVMIALLNYGDSSIDMVARAWVDCADFGGVLFENREKVKKVFDANGITIPFPQREIRILKEDEEAAS
- a CDS encoding transposase, whose amino-acid sequence is MKSESDDLLEAQKDRLKIRENLLDNGIGECQLRDPIVRQEVLKVVQTMPTKVWTLVIMPNHLHCLISLNESRTLSSTLQTLKGISARRVNQKLKRSGSFWAKDYFDRIVRDRSHFFRCARYIRRNPQKAALGTTEFTLWESGYVSKLLTGAR
- the mfd gene encoding transcription-repair coupling factor, whose translation is MKPVEFLGAITRHSGVVDSARAWVGLEWIKNQPAKPTFYVCSSMKDALERSAEIRFFEEQLSCTVSHQSLPSLVSGSEDQKSVEAEWDRATAITSLVDSPKGNPLVLFTTPEALADPVIAKRVLLSLRLSLSVGDEISPQKLAGKLAGDLGYANEPVCEQPGEFAVRGNLLDVYPVSLPHPVRIDFFGDEIESIRPFNPTNQLSHGLLEEISISPTEVREGGTEMEGTRSDGTLAEYLDGPVNWIFEEPDRLRREHPILFEKPEGWNPDQQVGAPTLSRFLERPDANNDQLFLLSEMECVLPLAEKVVDVPLITKDPEVLRPGLIRGLVGADRSAHEESTRLEFLRKLHDLDQSGASVHLVLPGKNETDRFREWLAQDELLKDFSPPISTGTLRRGAWRQINGVDSLYVTDREIFGRDRTRLERISSRALPNRTGVDSLLDFSEMVEGDYLVHLTHGICIFRGISVFEINGEPREVISLEFAEEIRISLPLTEAHLLSRYVGLRKSLPKLGKPGSGIWEKARRSAESSTLDLAAQLLEIQAKRTTSPGHAFSPDTPWQADFESSFPYQETPDQLTAIQAAKDDMELPRPMDRLVCGDVGFGKTEVAIRSAFKAVMDGKQAALMVPTTVLCQQHFQTFRDRFADFPVSVEMLSRFRSQAEQKSIRGQLKEGRIDIIVGTHSLLGRNIRFKDLGLLIIDEEHRFGVRQKEELKRMRTHVDVLSMSATPIPRTLYLALAGARDLSVIETAPRDRLPVETHVRPYSEEIIQSAIDKEIARGGQVFYLHNRVQTIRAVEKRLKIQFPRLRIAVGHGQMDEGELEQVMTDFVAGQYDLLLCTTIIESGLDIPNCNTLIIEGADRFGLSQLYQLRGRVGRFNRQAHAYLLLHRHTGILESARKRLSAIRQYNQLGAGYRIAMKDLELRGAGNLIGSEQSGEIAGVGFDLYCQLLRQSIARLKGEATATHVRAEVKIDFIDRGMGGGRTRPEGEARFEVFRRAAVEEGRIESVTAEIPALYIPESRIRVDLYRRLGLVSTREEMEALENEIRDRFGPEPKSVEILLAVTRIRVEAEYHQIQSVTTEGPLLRLKRADSEGSFVKIGSRFPRLTTKKPLSRLSEIRKILSRL
- a CDS encoding peptidyl-prolyl cis-trans isomerase; its protein translation is MNAFAATFRLTPLLWTLLALPLAAQNQVAELWAEDRPNGIAAKVEGEIITFEEIRQEMAPLMQQVYRGSANEEDLRRNMKKLERDVLQNLIDQILIVKEFQAKEMTIPKSYLEGEFNDVIQEDFNGERDRFLTYLRSRDKTVRDFRTELEDKIIVQVMKQQMRRNQAEISPEMIKTFYDENENQFQRETEIALFQITLNPEPGGPEVEEKVETVVTLLGDGTSFQEIAKQWSDDGLARRGGSLGWVERSDLREELSDVAFALEVGEVSEPVPFQQSTLFFFVEEVRDEGTIPLPEVRDVIEEILSDKIAREAQESWLQRLREKAYVEYFI